TCGGCTCAGAAAATTGATTATATTTTAATCACTCACGCTCATGGCGATCATATTGCAGATGTAGGAGAGGTTTTGCAGCATTATCCTGAAGTTATGATTATTGGTCAGCCAGAAATCTGTGCGTATTTTAAAAATGCAAAAAACACCGATGATGTGAATCTTGGTGGGTCTGCAAAAATTGATGATCTTAAAATCTCAATGGTTCCGGCGCATCATACAAGTTCATTTCCTGATGGAACTTACGGTGGAGTGCCAGTAGGATATATTTTTAGACTTCCTGAGGGTAAAAACGTGTACTTAGCTGGTGATACAGGAGTAATGGCAGATATGCAGCTGTTTCCGGCGTTGTACGGAGATTTAGATCTTTCAATTCTTCCGATTGGTGGTCATTACACAATGTGT
The sequence above is a segment of the Chryseobacterium turcicum genome. Coding sequences within it:
- a CDS encoding metal-dependent hydrolase translates to MKIQYLGQNCFLFTYKDKTILCDPFYNYKKAESGFDISAQKIDYILITHAHGDHIADVGEVLQHYPEVMIIGQPEICAYFKNAKNTDDVNLGGSAKIDDLKISMVPAHHTSSFPDGTYGGVPVGYIFRLPEGKNVYLAGDTGVMADMQLFPALYGDLDLSILPIGGHYTMCARKAAFAASELLKTPKVIGCHFDTFPAIAINHESAAKHFADKNVELVLPKLGESFDI